TCACGACGGGGTCAAGACCGAGGCGATAAACGGGCACCCGAAGGAGATCAGTTGCCAGCTTTCCCCCGGCTGGGGCCAGCTGGCAGCAGCCCGGGGGAACGACTGGTAGTTCTCGAGCGCATCAGCCTGTCACTGCGCGCTCAGTGCTGCGTTCAGTGAGCGGCTGTCTTGCTCTTGGCATGCGCACCTTTGGAGACCTCGTGCGCGCTCTCTGAAAGCTTCATGGCCTTCTCTGAGTGCTCAAGGCCGGCTTTATGGTCACCCTTTTGGTGACGTTCCGCCGCCGTCCGATGAATTTTGGCCGCCGATTCATGAGCTTCTGCCGCCTTCGTGTGGCTCATCGCTGGCATATTGTTACTCCCTCGTTCTTTGCTGCTTCGTTAAAGACAAGTGTCTCCGGATTGCACCTCTGAAACATACTACTTTGTCCCGCGAGCGAACAACGTCGCGCGGTTCCTTATGGAACGAAACCGGCGTCGTCGCTCTCTGAGGAGCCGGGCGAGCCGTCCTCGTCGACGGGCAACCCGCAGTAGACCCCTCGCATTAAGGAGCAATACTGATGAAATCGATTATATGGGATTAAGCGGGTGCAGGGGGCCGCGCCCGCTCTTCCATCGCGTAGTCGCGAAAAGATGCGCTGCGCAGATTTTCGCGTCTTCTTACTACCGGGTGCAGGGCTCACCCCTGGTCGTTGACACGACAGGCCGGTATTAAGAAACCGCGCGCCCGCGGCAGTGACCGCGCCCGCCAACGGCGGGCGGCCTTAATACCGGGTGCAGGGCTCAGCCCTGCGCATTTGACTCTACGACTCTCCTGGTCTTAAGTGACCTACAGATGCCGCCGCTCGAACGTGCGCGCGAACAGAAATTCAACGCGAGGAATTCTTCATGGCCCGAATTGTCAGACACGAAAAGAACGCGCCCTACGAGGTTGCGGAAGGCACTGAGTTGCCGGTCTATATCTGCGCGTGCGGACTCTCGAAGAACAAGCCTTTTTGCGACGGCTCGCACAAGAAAACACGCGACGAAAATCCCGCCGACGTTTACCTTTACGACGACATCGGCCGCGCTCGCCTCAAGACCGAATACTAGTTTTCAGTTGTTCAGTTGTTCCGGGCCCTTCGACTTCGCTCAGCGTAACTCGATACCGTCAGTCGTTGTGACGACGGCGGCTTTCGGAATGCTCGCGATGCTCTTAATACTGCCCACCGTGGCAACGGTTAATACTGCTCACCGTGGCAACGGTTGAAAAATTGAAACGCCCTGAAGAGATTACGCGCGCCGATTCCGAGTCTGCTTCCATCCCCGCGGGTGAAGCGCCCCGCGATCCCGCCGCCGCGGCGGATTGGCTCCAGCATATCGCCGAGCCCCGCTACGCATGGCCGATACTTTTGATCTTCGGAGTCGCGCTCTATCTGGTAAATCTCGGCGGCTATCCGCTCTACACCAAGGGCGAACCGCGCGAGGCCGTCACCGTCTTCGACATCGTCCACGGCGGCGGCGTGATTCTCCCACAGCGCGCAGGCGTCGAAATTCCCTCCAAGCCGCTGCTGATGCACTGGATGGCCGCGCTGGTCTCTCTCGTCGCCGGCGGCGTAAACGAATTCGCCGTGCGGCTGCCGTCAGCCGCGCTCGCCATCGCCGGCGTGATCGTTTGCTACTTCTATGTGCGCCGCCTGTTCGACAACCTGACCGCGCTCATCGCCGCGCTCATCCTCGCCACCACGTTTCAGTACCTGCAAGCGGGGACCGGCGCCCGCGTTGACATGACGCTGACCTTCTTCATGGAGGTCGCGTTCTTCGAATTCATTCTGATGGCCGAGGGACTGACGCGCCGGCGGATGCTGCTCTACGTCGCAATCGCGCTCGCCATTTTGACCAAGGGCCCCATCGGGTTGATTCTTCCGGGGCTGGTCGCCGTGATTTGGATCGCCGCCGAGAAACGATGGAACCTGTTGCGCGCAATGAGTCTCGTGCGCGGCGCGATCGTGGTGCTGGTGCTTGCCGGAGGATGGTACCTTGCGGCGCTGATCGAAGGCGGCCCGGATTTTTTCCGCAAGCAGATCCTCGCCGAAAATCTGCTCCGCTTCGCCGGCGGCGCCGATTTCCACGAGGGCCACATCCATCCCTTCTACTATATGGAACTCGCGCTGCTCGCCGGATTCCTGCCGTGGACGATTTTGCTGCCGATCGCCGGCGTCCAGGCCGCGCGCGCGCCGCGCGCATTCGACCCGCGCCTGAAATACATCATCGTCTGGGTCGCCGCGGTGCTGATCTTTTACAACCTGCCGCAGAGCAAGCGCGGCGTGTACCTGCTCTGCATGTATCCCGCTTTTGCCACCCTGGTCGCGATCTATGTCCGCCAGGCTGTCGTGCGTCCTGAGCCGGCGCGCGCCTGTGTCCACTGGACCGCGCGATTGTCCGGTCTCGCGATGCTGCTCCTCGGCGGCGGCGGCTTGATTGCGCTGGCGATGCTCGTTGCGAGGCCGCAGGAGTTCGCCGGCCTGCTGCAAGCGGCGGGCATTCGCGCACCCGCTTTCCCGCGCATCTTGACCTCGACTGTCGCCGGGAATCGGGTGCTGGACCTTGCGCTCCCGCTCGCGATCGTCGCACTCGGCGTCCTTATGATCTTCACCCGTCCGCGGATCGAGCAAGTGGTGCTCGCGATTGCGGCCGCGATGGTATTCACCACCGTTGCGGTCAACGTTGTCGTCGTACCGGCCATCGCCAACACGCTCTCGCTGAGGGACTTCACCGATCACGCCATGAAAATCGTGGGCGACAGTCCGCTTGGCTATCTGGGCGCGCTCAACTACGACGTCGCCTTTTACAGCCGCCGCACAATTCCGATCGTCTCGCAAAGAAATCCGCAGATGCCCGAGTACCTGATCGCCTGGCGCACTCTGTTCAACGCGCTTCCCGCGTACAGCCAGCGCCGCTTCGAAATCGTGATCACCAGCAACCCGACCTCGCTCGACGGCACCGACCAGATGCTGCTCCTTCGCCAGCGCACAGGTTCCCCGGATGGGCCGTCCAAAAAACCCTCCGACAGCTACATCGAAGCAGGAATTTCTACGACATGGTCTCTCTTCGAATCTCGTCGACCGCCGCAACCAGCCGCGGCAGCACCTCCGCCGATCCGCCGCGCAAGCTCACCTCGCAATCCTGTGTGATCTCCGACTCGTAGAGGTTCACTTCGATTAGTATTCCGCCGCGCTGCTTCACTTCCAGCGCGAATCCCGCCGCCGGATAAACCGTCGCCGAGGTACCCGCCACGATCACCAGGTCTGCCTTCGCCGAATGCTCCGCGCACAGGTTCAGCACGTCGATCGGAATCGGCTCGCCAAAGGAAACCGTGTCCGATTTCAACAATCCTCCGCATCGCGGACAGGCCGGCGGGAGCTGCTCCAGGCTGATCGCGTCGCCATGAAACCGCGTCGCGCAATCGAGGCATCGAATCAAAGTCCAGTTGCCATGGATTTCCGCGAGCGCTTTCTGCCCGGCCTGCCGGTGCAGGTCATCGACATTCTGCGTGATCACGAAACGCAGCACTTCCAATCGCTCCAGCTCGACCAGCGCGAGGTGGCCCGGATTGGGCCTGGCCACCGCAAGCGGCTTGAAAAGTTCGTCATTGCGTTTGCTCAGCCGCTCTTCCCACGCTTTTTTCGGATCGGCCATGAAGCGCTGAAAGCCGTTCATCGGCGGCTCGCCGTACTTGGTCCACAGCCCGCCCGGCCCGCGAAACGGCGGGATTCCGCTTTCGACGGACATCCCCGCGCCGGTGAGCGCGATCGCATACCGCGCCGCCAGGATCATCCTCGCGCCTTCGCGAATTTCCTCGTCGCTCGCTCTCTCGCTCGGCTTTGCCATCGGGGACCTGCCCTCCACGCGCAATTTTCACATAGTCAGTCGGCCTCAACTGACTACGCATGAAATGAAAGTGAACGCGTACGCCGCCAGCCCTGCGGCCTCGGCTCGAATAGTCAATCCACCTGAAACAACCGACTCATTGGCGACGATACTGTACATCCGCGGCCGGTCCACCGTGATATATCCCCGCTTACCGTCGAACTTCACGTCGTCGCCCGCCCGCTGCGCGCCCTCGAGCGCGATCTCCACGCGCACGCTCGCGCCCGCCGCCGGCGCCATCACCAGGTTCACATCCTTGGCCGTGTACCTGAGCGAAATCGCCGCATCCGGCCCCTCGCTGCGCACGCTCTCCTGCTCGATGCGCCATCTGCCGGCGAGATAACTCATGCCTTCCACGTGCGGCCCGATGTCGCGATAGTCATGCGCCCGGTCGCCAACCACGCCCCCGGGATTCCCGAGCTGGCCGCGCGCGTATCCGAGATACACCTCCGGCGTGACGCGATAGCAGACCGCGCCGGGACGGTCGCTGTCGCGCACCGGCGCCATCGGCGGCGGCAGACTCGCGCCCGGATTCAGTTCGCGGATCAATCCCTGAATAGCTACTTCGGTTTCCTGATACTCTCCCTCGCCGAAATGGCAATAGCGAATCCGCCCCTTCGCATCGATTAGGTATTTGGCCGGCCAGAACCGATTCGAGTACGCCCGCCAGATTGCGTATTCGTTGTCGAGCACGAGCGGGTATTCCAGACCGAATCGCGCCGCCGCTTGCGCCACCTGCGATCCCTCCCGCGCAAAAGAAAACTCCGGCGCATGCGCGCCGACAATTACCAGCCCGCTATCCGCGTACCTCTTATTCCATGCCACTACGTACGGCAGCGTCCGGATGCAATTGATGCAGGTGTAGTCCCAGAAATCGACCAGCACCACGGCCTTGTCGCGCAGCGCCTTGAGGCTCACCGGGCCGTGCTGAATCCATTGCCCGCCCTCCAGTTCAGGCGCCAGGACGGTTTCGGACATTTGTGGCATCTCGATCTCCTGGCAATCTCGCGGCCGGCGTCGCGGTTGCGCCGATAGCCCGGAGCGTACCACAGCCCCGGTTTCAGCTCTAAGTGGATTTGGCGGCGTTACGCAGTGACGCGGTGAAAGGGTGAAAGAGTCAAAGGCTGGCGGCGAACTGTTCGATTACGCGCGCGACCGCTTCGGGCCGCTCGAGGATCACATGATGATGCGCGTCGGCAATCGTCACCAGCCGCGCCTTCGGATTCGACGCGCGCGCGTGCTCGGCGCCCTCCGCGGTCATGATGCGGCTGTGCTCGGCGCGCACCAGCATCATGGGAATCCTGATTTCCCTGATCGTCTCGAGCACCGACATCCGGTCGCCGCCGAGGAAACACTCGCGATCGAACTTTAGCGTCCAGCGGCCTTCATCGGTACGCGCCAGGCTTTTTTCGGCGATCTCATGCAGTACAGCGACCGCGATTCCGCCCTCGCGCGGCATCAGCCGAAAGCGCGCCTTTGCGGTTGCGAGATCGGGATAGGTGACCACCGGGATTGATTTCAGCCGCTGCAGATATCGATCCCGCCCGCGAGTCGAGGTGACCGGGACGTCGATCGCGATCGCGCCGCGCGCGCTGTCCGGATGAGCCCGCGCGAACGCCAGCACGTTCATCCCACCCATGCTGTGACCGGCGACCACCGGCTTTTCCGCATCGGCCGTCGCGTGCGCGACGAACCTCGCGATGTCGTTTGCATAATCGATCGGCGAGTACGCCGCCGGCCGCGTCCACTGGCTGTCGCCATGCCCGCGCTGGTCGAGCGCGAGCAGCCGGTAGTCGGGCGTAATCGCGCGCGCCACCGGTTCCCACCACCACGCATTGGCAGAGTTGCCGTGCAGCAGGATGACCGTACGCGGCGCGTGCGGATTCCACTCCAGGTAATGGAGCCGCGGAGAGCCTTCGAGCAGATGGCTGCGCGGGGCGGTCATTTCAAACCGTCCACGAAATCCCGGATTATTTCGATCAGCGCCGCGGGATTGTCCAGCATGACGTGATGATAGGAATCATCGATCTCCACCAGCCGGCCGTTGGGAAGCTGCGCGACCATTTTTTTTGCGAGTTCGCGATCCAGCAACGGACTCTTGGTGATCTTCACGATCAGCGCGGGGCATGCGATGCGATGCAACGACTTCCACACCCGCGACGGTTCGCGGATCATCGTGCGCCGATCGAGCTTGTGCGTCCATCCGCCGTCGGCGTGCTGCCTGAAGCTGCGGCGTGCGACGTGCTCGAGGATTTCCTTTTTCGCCAGCGTCTCGCGCGGCAGGACCCTGAAATTCCGCGCCGCCTCGTCGAGCGAATCGAATCGGCGCGCCGGCTTTTCCGCGATCGACTGCAGGAATTCGAGCGCCCGCTCCGGGTAGTCGGGCGGAGGATCGATCGCCACCATCGCGCGCAATTTTTCGCTGTGCTCCGCCGCGTATGCGAGCACGTTATGCGCGCCCATCGAGTGGCCGACCAGGATCGGCGCGCCGAATCCCCACCGGTCGATCACCTGATCCAAATCCGACACGTAATGACGCGAGCCATACGCCCATTCATCGGCCCATTGGCTTTCGCCGTGCCCGCGTTGATCGAGCGCCAGCACGTGAAAATCGCCGACGAAGGCCGGCGCGACGAAGTCCCACCAATGCGCGTGCGCGGAACCGCCATGCAGAAACAGGATCGGCGGCTTGCCCTCGCCTCCGTAATCAAGGCAATTCAGCGCGAGCCCGTTGGCAATGAAACGATGCGCCTTCATCGGTCGCCCGGAATTTCTTTCCTCATCTCGAAGCCGCTGCCGCCCGCCCCGACATGATACCTTTGCAGCGTGCGCCTTTCATGCCACCATTTAGCTGCCAGTTCACACCTGAAGCCATGCGAGATCGAACCGCGCTGAAACCATTGACGCTCGTCGCCGCACTGATGCTTGCGCTGGCGTCGTTTCCTTTTCCGGCGCGTGCCCAGGATGCCAACGCGGCCAAGGCCCGCGGGCTCGTCAATGCCGCAATCAAAATGACCGACAGCGACGCCGCCGTAAAGCTGCTCTGGCAGGCCACCGAAATCGATCCCACGCTCGAGGACGCCTACGTTTATCTCGGTGTGTACTATAACTCGCGCTCCGACTTCGCCAATGTCGTCAAGGTTTATCAAAAGCTCATCAAGTATCAGCCCAATCAGGTCAGCGCCTATCTGAATATCGGCGAGGCGTACATGTCGTTTTCCCCGCCCAGGGCCGACGACGCGCTGGTATATTACCGCAAGGGGTACGCGATCAACCCCAAGAACACTTTCGCCGCGCTCAGAATCGGCGAACTACTCGCGCAGACCGGCCAGCGCGACGAAGCGCTCAGGTATCTGAGAATTGCGCTGGGCGACAGCGCCAAAAATCCCACCGTCGCATCGGAAGCTGAAAAAACTCTCAAGCAGATGGGCGCGCTGTGACAAGGGCGGCGACGATTGGGCGCCGATAGTTGAGGCGCCGGATTGCGCGTCCGTCGATGGTTTCGGCGATGTTTCCGCGCGTACGGACGAAGTTCATTTCGTCGATGCGATAAACCCGTGGAGCAAGTCGGCGATTTCGTCCGGCTTATCCTCCTGCAGAAAGTGGCCCGCGTCCGCGACCGTCACGTGCTTCTGCCCCTTGGCCCCTGGAACGCGCTGCTGAAAGATGAGCTCGCCTCCTTTCGTCACCGGGTCCGAATCGCTGAAGGCGGTCAGAAACGGCTTGGTGAACCGCTCCAGGACTTTCCACGCGGCCTGGTTCTCGGCGACCGAGCCGTGCTGCGGCGTAATCGGGACCAGGGCAGGAAAGCGGCGCGCACCCGCCTTGAAGGATTCATCCGGGAACGGCGCTTCATACGCGGCGATTTCGGCCTCGCTCAGGGCGCGGCGGCATCCCATGCTCAAAATCTGGCCGATCGGCAAGACGGGCGCGCTCTGGCTGAATTCGAGCCATTGGTTGAACCCGTCGCTGAAACCCTCGCCGGTCGGCAGCCCGGTATTGGCGACCACCACGCGCGCGAATCTCTCTGGAAACGCAGCCACCAGCCGAAGCCCAATCAGGCCGCCCCAGTCCTGACAGAAGAGCGTAATGGCTGACAGGCGCGTGGCAGCCAGCCAATCGCTCATCCATCGCACGTGCCGTTCGTAGGTGTGATCGGATTGATCGGCGGGTTTGTCCGTACGGCCGAAACCCACCAGGTCCGGCGCGACCACGCGATGGCCGCGCGCGGCGAGACTGGCGACTATCCGGCGATAGAGGAACGACCACGACGGCTCGCCATGCATGAGCAGCACGGGACCGGCGCCGGGCGGACCTTCGTCGAGATAGTGGATGCGCACGGCGGTCCCGTCGGGGTCCG
This portion of the Candidatus Binatus sp. genome encodes:
- a CDS encoding redoxin domain-containing protein; the encoded protein is MPQMSETVLAPELEGGQWIQHGPVSLKALRDKAVVLVDFWDYTCINCIRTLPYVVAWNKRYADSGLVIVGAHAPEFSFAREGSQVAQAAARFGLEYPLVLDNEYAIWRAYSNRFWPAKYLIDAKGRIRYCHFGEGEYQETEVAIQGLIRELNPGASLPPPMAPVRDSDRPGAVCYRVTPEVYLGYARGQLGNPGGVVGDRAHDYRDIGPHVEGMSYLAGRWRIEQESVRSEGPDAAISLRYTAKDVNLVMAPAAGASVRVEIALEGAQRAGDDVKFDGKRGYITVDRPRMYSIVANESVVSGGLTIRAEAAGLAAYAFTFISCVVS
- a CDS encoding tetratricopeptide repeat protein, with product MRDRTALKPLTLVAALMLALASFPFPARAQDANAAKARGLVNAAIKMTDSDAAVKLLWQATEIDPTLEDAYVYLGVYYNSRSDFANVVKVYQKLIKYQPNQVSAYLNIGEAYMSFSPPRADDALVYYRKGYAINPKNTFAALRIGELLAQTGQRDEALRYLRIALGDSAKNPTVASEAEKTLKQMGAL
- a CDS encoding SIR2 family NAD-dependent protein deacylase, coding for MAKPSERASDEEIREGARMILAARYAIALTGAGMSVESGIPPFRGPGGLWTKYGEPPMNGFQRFMADPKKAWEERLSKRNDELFKPLAVARPNPGHLALVELERLEVLRFVITQNVDDLHRQAGQKALAEIHGNWTLIRCLDCATRFHGDAISLEQLPPACPRCGGLLKSDTVSFGEPIPIDVLNLCAEHSAKADLVIVAGTSATVYPAAGFALEVKQRGGILIEVNLYESEITQDCEVSLRGGSAEVLPRLVAAVDEIRRETMS
- a CDS encoding haloalkane dehalogenase, with the translated sequence MKILRTPDARFAHLPDFAFSAHYCEVTDPDGTAVRIHYLDEGPPGAGPVLLMHGEPSWSFLYRRIVASLAARGHRVVAPDLVGFGRTDKPADQSDHTYERHVRWMSDWLAATRLSAITLFCQDWGGLIGLRLVAAFPERFARVVVANTGLPTGEGFSDGFNQWLEFSQSAPVLPIGQILSMGCRRALSEAEIAAYEAPFPDESFKAGARRFPALVPITPQHGSVAENQAAWKVLERFTKPFLTAFSDSDPVTKGGELIFQQRVPGAKGQKHVTVADAGHFLQEDKPDEIADLLHGFIASTK
- a CDS encoding alpha/beta hydrolase, yielding MKAHRFIANGLALNCLDYGGEGKPPILFLHGGSAHAHWWDFVAPAFVGDFHVLALDQRGHGESQWADEWAYGSRHYVSDLDQVIDRWGFGAPILVGHSMGAHNVLAYAAEHSEKLRAMVAIDPPPDYPERALEFLQSIAEKPARRFDSLDEAARNFRVLPRETLAKKEILEHVARRSFRQHADGGWTHKLDRRTMIREPSRVWKSLHRIACPALIVKITKSPLLDRELAKKMVAQLPNGRLVEIDDSYHHVMLDNPAALIEIIRDFVDGLK
- a CDS encoding glycosyltransferase family 39 protein — its product is MKRPEEITRADSESASIPAGEAPRDPAAAADWLQHIAEPRYAWPILLIFGVALYLVNLGGYPLYTKGEPREAVTVFDIVHGGGVILPQRAGVEIPSKPLLMHWMAALVSLVAGGVNEFAVRLPSAALAIAGVIVCYFYVRRLFDNLTALIAALILATTFQYLQAGTGARVDMTLTFFMEVAFFEFILMAEGLTRRRMLLYVAIALAILTKGPIGLILPGLVAVIWIAAEKRWNLLRAMSLVRGAIVVLVLAGGWYLAALIEGGPDFFRKQILAENLLRFAGGADFHEGHIHPFYYMELALLAGFLPWTILLPIAGVQAARAPRAFDPRLKYIIVWVAAVLIFYNLPQSKRGVYLLCMYPAFATLVAIYVRQAVVRPEPARACVHWTARLSGLAMLLLGGGGLIALAMLVARPQEFAGLLQAAGIRAPAFPRILTSTVAGNRVLDLALPLAIVALGVLMIFTRPRIEQVVLAIAAAMVFTTVAVNVVVVPAIANTLSLRDFTDHAMKIVGDSPLGYLGALNYDVAFYSRRTIPIVSQRNPQMPEYLIAWRTLFNALPAYSQRRFEIVITSNPTSLDGTDQMLLLRQRTGSPDGPSKKPSDSYIEAGISTTWSLFESRRPPQPAAAAPPPIRRASSPRNPV
- a CDS encoding alpha/beta hydrolase, whose protein sequence is MTAPRSHLLEGSPRLHYLEWNPHAPRTVILLHGNSANAWWWEPVARAITPDYRLLALDQRGHGDSQWTRPAAYSPIDYANDIARFVAHATADAEKPVVAGHSMGGMNVLAFARAHPDSARGAIAIDVPVTSTRGRDRYLQRLKSIPVVTYPDLATAKARFRLMPREGGIAVAVLHEIAEKSLARTDEGRWTLKFDRECFLGGDRMSVLETIREIRIPMMLVRAEHSRIMTAEGAEHARASNPKARLVTIADAHHHVILERPEAVARVIEQFAASL
- a CDS encoding CDGSH iron-sulfur domain-containing protein, translating into MARIVRHEKNAPYEVAEGTELPVYICACGLSKNKPFCDGSHKKTRDENPADVYLYDDIGRARLKTEY